The genome window GCCAGATGCAGGCGGATACCGAGGCGCTGCAGCTCGTCGTGGAAGGCCGCCAGCATATCCAGACCACTGGCGTCGATGGCGTTGACGCCGGACAGCACGAGCACAACATCCGCCAGCGCGGAATCGTGGCCGGTTACCAGCGCCTGCAGCTCGGCGTAGACACGCGGGCTGGAGGCGAAATACAGGCTCTCGTCAATGCGCACGATGAGCCGCTCCGGCCAGGTATCGACCACATGCCGGTGGATGTTGCGGAAGTGCTCCGTGCCGGGAACGCGCCCGACCACCGCGATGTGCGGCCGGCTGGTGCGGTACAGAAAGACCGCCAGCGCAAAGGCCACACCCAGCACCAACCCGCCCTCGATGCCCAGCGCCAACACGCCGCCGAGGGTCAGCGCTTGCGCCACACCGTCGCCGCGATCGAAACGCCAAGTGTGAGCCAGGCTGCCGAGATCGATCAGCTGCCAGACGGCCACCACAATGATCGCGGCCAGCACGGCATAGGGCAGCGGCGCGAGCAGGCCGCCGAAGAAGAGCGTGATCAGCAGCACCCAACCGGCGGTAACCAGCGCGGCGAGCTGGCTGCGCGCACCTGCGTCGAAATTGACCATCGAGCGCGAAAAGCCACCGGCAGTCGGCATGGCGCCGGAAAGGGCGGCCGCGATATTGGCCCCGCCCAGGCCAATCAGCTCCTGGTTGGCGTCGATGGCCTCGCGCCGGCGCAGCGCCAGCGAACGTGCCACCGATACACTCTCGACGTAGCCGACCAGCGCGATCAGCAGCGCCGAAGGCAGCAGCTGCCACCAGCCCGAGCTGCGGAACATGCCGAGATCAGGGATAGGCAGATCAGCAGAGATCCCACCCACGGTGCGCACGCCCATGGCCTCGGCACCGATCAGTGCCGAGACCAATGTTGCAACGATGACCACCACCAGCGGCACCAGCCGCGACACCATGGCCGCTGCCCCCGCCGCCATGCCTGCCCGCGTCAGCAGGCGCTGCAACGGACTGCGCGCGAGCGCCAGCAGCAACAGACTGACGAGCCCGAAGGCTGCCGTTGCGCCATTGGCTTGCGGCAGCGCGGCGACCAGATGCCGGATCTCGCCAAGAAAGTCGTGACGGCCGCTACCCGGAGCGCCGATCAGGGCGGTAATCTGCGTGCCAACGATGAAGATAGCGGCACCGGTGACGAAGCCCGACAACACCGGATGACTGATGAAGTGCGTCAGCCACCCCAGGCGCAGCGCCGCCATGGCCAGCAGCAGTACGCCGCTCAGCGCCGCCAGCAGGATCGCGCCCTGGATATAGAGCTCGCGATCATCACCTGCCCAGCCGTACAGCGCCGAAGCCACCATCGCCGCGGCAACCGCCACCGGGCCAACGGCCAGCGTACGGCTGCTGCCGAGAAAGGCGTAGACCACCGGCGGCAGGATGCTGGCGTAGAGCCCCATTTCCGGCGGCAACCCGGCGAGCAGCGCGTAGGCCAGCGCCTGCGGCACCAGCAGCACGGCGGTGATGCTGCCGGCGAGCAGATCACCGCCGGCGCGCGCCGGCGTAAGGGCGCGCAGGTCATCAATCAGCGGCGGGCGCACGCGCAGCGATCCGGCCGGCTCAGCCGCGCCCGCAGGCGAGGTTGGCGGGAATGGCAACATCCATTAGTTTCGGATCCGGGAGATGGAGGTTCCTCATTATCTCCACGTACTCGGCCTCGGTCTTGCCGGCCAGTCGCGGGTTGTGCGCCTTCTCCTCCCCGATGCTGGAGGCCGTCCAGCCCTTGTAGTCGTGCGCCGGCCAGAGCAGCGTGTCCTCCGGCAGAAAGAAGAGCTTATTGACGATGGAATCCCAGCTGCGGTGCGGGTCGCCGCCCTGGAAATCCGTGCGGCCGGTGCCGCGGATCAGCAGTACGTCGCCGGTAAATACGCCCTTCGGCTTGTCCGGGTCGAGCAGGAAGCTGAAGGATTCATTGGTGTGCCCCGGCGTATAGATCGCGCGAAGCTTGATGCCGTCGACGTCGACAATGTCGTCCTCCGAGACGTGGGCCGAAACGCATTCGGCCTGCGTGAACTCCCCCATCAGCGTCATGCAGCCGGTGGCCTCGCGCAGATCGCCCAGCGCGGTGACGTGATCGGCGTGCGTATGCGTATCGATGGCGCGCACCAGCTTCAGGTCCAGCTGCTCTATGGCGGTCAGGTACTGATTCGCCTGCTCCTTGACCGGATCGATGATCAGGCCTTCCCGGCCCTTGCCGGAAGCGAGCAGATAGGTGTAGGTGCTGGATGTCGCATCGAAGAACTGACGAAAGAGCATGGGCAGCGCTCCTGCTTGCGTGGATGGCAGAAGTATATATCAATATTGGTATATCGTTATTCTTCTTGCTATAATTAAGCCAGATCATCATGGAGTCCCAAATGCCCGAATCCCACGTCGTCTGCATCATCGGAGGTGGCGCCGCCGGCATGACGGTCGCCTCGAAGCTGCGCAAAGCGCGCCCCGATCTCGATATCGCGCTGATCGAGCCCTCGGACACTCACAGTTATCAGCCGGCCTGGACCCTCGTCGGCGGCGGCGCCTATGACGTCAACGACACGCAAAAGCCGATGGCGAATTTCATCCCGGAGAAGGTGCGCTGGATCCAGCAAGCCGCCACCGACATCGATCCCGAATCGCGCCAGATCACCCTCGCCGACGGCACGCGCATAGAGTACGGCTGGCTGGTGGTGGCCACCGGCATCCAGATCAACTGGGACGCTATCGAAGGCCTCAAGGAGTCACTGGGCAATCATGGCGTGACCAGCAACTACCGTGTCGACACCGCACCCTACACCTGGCGCTGCATTCAGGATTTCAAGGGTGGCCGCGCGCTCTTCACGCAGCCGCAAATGCCCATCAAGTGCGCCGGCGCCCCGCAGAAGGCCATGTACCTGGCCGCCGACAGCTTCCGCCGTCGCGGCATCCAGGCCGACATCCGCTTCTACCCGCCCGGCCCGGCGATGTTCGGCATTCCCTTCTATTCCCAAGCCCTCGACCGCATCGTCGCCGACTACGGCATCACGCCCATGTTCAAGCACGAGCTGATAGCCGTCGACGGCCCCGGCGGCAAGGCCCGCTTCCGCGTAAGCGACGACAAGGGCACGCACGAGGTGGAAGAGGCCTTCGACATGATCCACGTCGTACCGCCGCAGTCGGCGCCAGACTTCCTGCGCGCCACGCCGCTGGTCGATAGCGCCGGCTGGGTCGATGTGGACAGGCACAGCCTGCGCCACACGCGCTACGAACGCGTCTTCGCCCTCGGCGACTGCAGCAACACACCCAACAGCAAGACCGCCGCAGCCGTTCGCGGGCAGGTGCCCATCGCGACGGAGAACCTGCTGGCCGCGATGGAGGATCGCGCACTGGAGGCGCATTACGACGGCTACGCCTCCTGCCCGATCACCACCTCGCGCGGCAAGGTAATGCTCGCGGAATTCGGCTACGACGGCGCCATCATGCCGAGCTTTCCGCTAGACCCGCGCAAGCCGAGGCGCATGAACTGGTGGATCAAGCACCGCTATCTGCCCTGGCTCTACTGGCGCATGCTGAGCGGCGACCTGGGCCCCGACTGGCACCGAGAGCGCGCCCAGCCCGAGGCGCTGCCCGGCGGCATCCGTCCCTGACCCCGGAATAACGGGCCTCCCCAAATAAAAATCGATTATCCCGGAACTCAGCTAGACAACTGTCGTCAGATGCAGTGATAGGCGCTTTGCCCATCACGTGTCTCTCCAGACTCCGGTCACTGTTCCCCCCTGGTGACAGACCGGTTCTCCCCGCCTCGGCGGGGATTTTTTTGCGCGCTCGTCGCCGAATCGGGACGAGCGCTAGACTGGTTACGCGGCCGCGCCCTCGCGCGGCACGGGGAGACACTAGAACGGGGGCTGCGTGTTCACCTCCTTGCAGCTGCTCAGCATTGCGGGCGCCTACGTCGGCGCCCTCTTCGTCATTGCCTGGCTGGCCGACCGGGCGGCGCGACAGCGTCCGCGTCGCGAGCGTCCCTGGACCTATGCCCTGGCGCTGGCCGTCTACTGCACGGCCTGGACCTTCTACGGCGCCGTCGGCCGCGCCGTCGACGACGGCTGGAGCTACCTGCCCATCTACCTCGGGCCGGCGCTGGTCTTCCTGCTCGGCATGCCGCTGCTCAGGCGACTGATCGCGGCGTGCAAGAAGGCGCAGCTGACCTCAGTGGCCGACTTCATCGGTGCCCGCTTTGGCAACGATGCGCGCTTGGCCGCCGGCGCCACCCTCATCGCGCTGCTCGCGGGCCTGCCCTATCTGGCGCTGCAGCTGCGCGGCATTTCGCTGGGTTTCGAAGTACTCGCCGTAGACGAGGGCGTGATGGGCGACGGCCTGCACGGTGTAACACTGATCACGCTGCTGCTGGCCGCCTTCACGATGCTCTTTGGCACGCGCCACATTGCCAGTACCGAGAGTCATCACGGCATGGTGCTGGCCGTGGCAGTGGAGTCCGTGCTCAAGCTGACCGCCTTCCTGGCCGTGGGTGTCGCCGCCGTCTGGAGCCTCGGCGGTATCGCACCAAGCATTGACGCCGCTCGCTCGCTACCGGCCGTGGATCCGATGCAATTCCTGACCGCACCCTTCTGGCTGCAGACGCTTCTGGCCGGCGCCGCAGTGATCGTGCTGCCGCGCCAGTTCCATCTGATGGTGGTGGAGAACACAGGGCCGAGCGAACTTCGACGCGCGCGCTGGGTCTTTCCGCTGTATCTGCTCACCTTCGCGCTCTTCGTGCTGCCCATGGCGGCCGCCGGCATGGCGGCAGTCG of Algiphilus aromaticivorans DG1253 contains these proteins:
- a CDS encoding SulP family inorganic anion transporter, whose translation is MRPPLIDDLRALTPARAGGDLLAGSITAVLLVPQALAYALLAGLPPEMGLYASILPPVVYAFLGSSRTLAVGPVAVAAAMVASALYGWAGDDRELYIQGAILLAALSGVLLLAMAALRLGWLTHFISHPVLSGFVTGAAIFIVGTQITALIGAPGSGRHDFLGEIRHLVAALPQANGATAAFGLVSLLLLALARSPLQRLLTRAGMAAGAAAMVSRLVPLVVVIVATLVSALIGAEAMGVRTVGGISADLPIPDLGMFRSSGWWQLLPSALLIALVGYVESVSVARSLALRRREAIDANQELIGLGGANIAAALSGAMPTAGGFSRSMVNFDAGARSQLAALVTAGWVLLITLFFGGLLAPLPYAVLAAIIVVAVWQLIDLGSLAHTWRFDRGDGVAQALTLGGVLALGIEGGLVLGVAFALAVFLYRTSRPHIAVVGRVPGTEHFRNIHRHVVDTWPERLIVRIDESLYFASSPRVYAELQALVTGHDSALADVVLVLSGVNAIDASGLDMLAAFHDELQRLGIRLHLAEIKGPVQDHLERSDLLASIGAERLYLSTQAAVEALASDSRAG
- a CDS encoding MBL fold metallo-hydrolase, which encodes MLFRQFFDATSSTYTYLLASGKGREGLIIDPVKEQANQYLTAIEQLDLKLVRAIDTHTHADHVTALGDLREATGCMTLMGEFTQAECVSAHVSEDDIVDVDGIKLRAIYTPGHTNESFSFLLDPDKPKGVFTGDVLLIRGTGRTDFQGGDPHRSWDSIVNKLFFLPEDTLLWPAHDYKGWTASSIGEEKAHNPRLAGKTEAEYVEIMRNLHLPDPKLMDVAIPANLACGRG
- a CDS encoding NAD(P)/FAD-dependent oxidoreductase, which codes for MPESHVVCIIGGGAAGMTVASKLRKARPDLDIALIEPSDTHSYQPAWTLVGGGAYDVNDTQKPMANFIPEKVRWIQQAATDIDPESRQITLADGTRIEYGWLVVATGIQINWDAIEGLKESLGNHGVTSNYRVDTAPYTWRCIQDFKGGRALFTQPQMPIKCAGAPQKAMYLAADSFRRRGIQADIRFYPPGPAMFGIPFYSQALDRIVADYGITPMFKHELIAVDGPGGKARFRVSDDKGTHEVEEAFDMIHVVPPQSAPDFLRATPLVDSAGWVDVDRHSLRHTRYERVFALGDCSNTPNSKTAAAVRGQVPIATENLLAAMEDRALEAHYDGYASCPITTSRGKVMLAEFGYDGAIMPSFPLDPRKPRRMNWWIKHRYLPWLYWRMLSGDLGPDWHRERAQPEALPGGIRP